From a region of the Megalops cyprinoides isolate fMegCyp1 chromosome 13, fMegCyp1.pri, whole genome shotgun sequence genome:
- the psme3ip1 gene encoding PSME3-interacting protein isoform X2 has product MLLLKRRTVFIVTQGSLDQTHCIRQLSSCTHPGLLQRLDSCAVMAELGGVDLGRKFVSESELEEKRKRRQEEWEKVRKEDDPEEAPEEEYDPRSLYERLQEQKDKKQEEYEEQFKFKNMVRGLDEDESSFLDEVSRQQSLIEKQRRDEELQELQEYHSARTKLSTHSESRKEPEKKAGPKAAEHKSHLSQAHLLAGAVKRRSSSQSSDSSKKQKQEEATATRTGGEWG; this is encoded by the exons ATGTTGCTCTTGAAGCGACGGACTGTGTTCATTGTGACACAGGGCTCCTTGGATCAG acgCACTGCATCCGGCAGCTGAGCTCATGCACACACCCTGGTCTTCTACAGCGGCTTGACTCGT gcgCCGTCATGGCAGAACTGGGGGGCGTGGACCTCGGCCGCAAGTTTGTGTCGGAGTCAGAGCttgaggagaagaggaagaggaggcaggaggaATGGGAGAAAGTGAGGAAGGAAGACGACCCTGAGG AGGCTCCGGAGGAGGAGTATGACCCGCGGTCACTGTACGAGCGGCTGCAGGAGCAGAAGGACAAGAAACAGGAGGAGTACGAGGAGCAGTTCAAATTCA AGAACATGGTGAGGGGTCTGGATGAGGATGAAAGCAGCTTCCTGGATGAGGTGTCCAGGCAGCAGTCTCTGatagagaaacagaggagagacgaggagctgcaggagctgcaggagtaTCAC AGCGCTCGCACAAAGCTGTCGACTCACAGCGAGAGCCGGAAGGAACCGGAAAAGAAGGCGGGTCCAAAAGCAGCAGAGCACAAGAGCCACCTGTCCCAGGCACACCTGCTGGCCGGGGCGGTCAAACGACGCAG CTCCTCGCAGTCATCAGACAGCTCTAAGAAACAGAAGCAGGAGGAGGCAACAGCCACCAGGACAG GAGGCGAGTGGGGGTGA
- the LOC118788206 gene encoding ADP-ribosylation factor-like protein 2-binding protein, whose translation MATTERNILDAGENTVEMEALEEDFAVSNSSDADAAFDTVIGNIEDIIMEERFQQLQQSFMEKYYLEFEDSEENKLSYMPIFNEYIELLEKHIEQQLEERIPGFSMNSFIHSLQQHKDEVSGDIFDMLLTFTDFLAFKEMFVDYRAEREGRGLDLSSGLVVKSLNPASSVPFTTCTTSRLQ comes from the exons ATGGCGACGACAGAGAGAA ATATTCTGGACGCCGGGGAGAACACGGTGGAGATGGAAGCCTTGGAGGAGGACTTCGCAGTTTCCAA CTCCTCTGATGCAGACGCAGCGTTTGATACAGTCATTGGGAACATCGAGGACATCATCATGG AGGAGCGtttccagcagctgcagcagagcttCATGGAGAAATACTACCTGGAGTTCGAAGACTCAGAGGAGAACAAGCTGAGCTACATGCCCATTTTCAATGAATAT ATTGAGCTGCTTGAGAAGCACAttgagcagcagctggaggagaggatCCCAGGATTCAGTATgaactcattcattcattcactgca GCAGCACAAAGATGAAGTCTCTGGGGATATCTTTGACATGCTGCTTACTTTCACTGACTTCCTTGCCTTCAAAGAAATGTTCGTGGACTACAGAGCT gagcGGGAGGGCCGAGGACTGGATCTCAGCTCAGGATTGGTGGTTAAGTCTTTAAACCCCGCCTCCTCTGTCCCCTTCACCACGTGCACGACATCACGACTTCAGTGA
- the LOC118788377 gene encoding plasmolipin yields the protein MAEFPAKVSTETSSPQAASGGGRFHSFTSRYISMDMSFIRTVPAVLMLVEIGLGLLVWALIASSSYTQIPAYGWVMFVSVMFWLLTIVLFLILFLGIQNKMSFVPWPLALLVFNIMATLFYLTAFITNAASVYNSPQGAAAFFAIVVTLAYGVSTFFAFTLWRGDGGNAATNTVPA from the exons ATGGCGGAGTTTCCGGCCAAAGTGAGCACGGAGACGAGCTCTCCCCAGGCGGCCAGCGGAGGCGGCAGGTTCCACAGCTTCACCTCGCGTTACATTTCCATGGACATGAGCTTCATCAGGACTGTCCCGGCCGTGCTGATGCTGGTGGAGATC GGCCTGGGGCTGTTGGTGTGGGCCCTGATCGCCAGCAGCAGCTACACCCAGATCCCGGCCTACGGCTGGGTGATGTTCGTCAGCGTCATGTTCTGGCTCCTCACCAtcgtcctcttcctcatcctcttcctcggCATCCAGAACAAGATGAGCTTTGTGCCTTGGCCTTTAGCG CTGCTGGTCTTTAACATCATGGCAACACTCTTCTACCTCACTGCTTTCATCACCAACGCTGCGTCAGTGTACAACAGCCCACAGGGGGCAGCAGCG ttCTTCGCCATTGTGGTGACGCTGGCGTATGGAGTCAGCACCTTCTTCGCCTTCACATTATGGAGGGGTGACGGGGGCAACGCTGCCACCAACACAGTGCCGGCATag
- the psme3ip1 gene encoding PSME3-interacting protein isoform X1, giving the protein MLLLKRRTVFIVTQGSLDQTHCIRQLSSCTHPGLLQRLDSCAVMAELGGVDLGRKFVSESELEEKRKRRQEEWEKVRKEDDPEEAPEEEYDPRSLYERLQEQKDKKQEEYEEQFKFKNMVRGLDEDESSFLDEVSRQQSLIEKQRRDEELQELQEYHSARTKLSTHSESRKEPEKKAGPKAAEHKSHLSQAHLLAGAVKRRSSSQSSDSSKKQKQEEATATRTEQEASGGESRRGVCAGVTRPGVVHLPSAAVCVGILPGLGAYSGSSDSDSSSDSEV; this is encoded by the exons ATGTTGCTCTTGAAGCGACGGACTGTGTTCATTGTGACACAGGGCTCCTTGGATCAG acgCACTGCATCCGGCAGCTGAGCTCATGCACACACCCTGGTCTTCTACAGCGGCTTGACTCGT gcgCCGTCATGGCAGAACTGGGGGGCGTGGACCTCGGCCGCAAGTTTGTGTCGGAGTCAGAGCttgaggagaagaggaagaggaggcaggaggaATGGGAGAAAGTGAGGAAGGAAGACGACCCTGAGG AGGCTCCGGAGGAGGAGTATGACCCGCGGTCACTGTACGAGCGGCTGCAGGAGCAGAAGGACAAGAAACAGGAGGAGTACGAGGAGCAGTTCAAATTCA AGAACATGGTGAGGGGTCTGGATGAGGATGAAAGCAGCTTCCTGGATGAGGTGTCCAGGCAGCAGTCTCTGatagagaaacagaggagagacgaggagctgcaggagctgcaggagtaTCAC AGCGCTCGCACAAAGCTGTCGACTCACAGCGAGAGCCGGAAGGAACCGGAAAAGAAGGCGGGTCCAAAAGCAGCAGAGCACAAGAGCCACCTGTCCCAGGCACACCTGCTGGCCGGGGCGGTCAAACGACGCAG CTCCTCGCAGTCATCAGACAGCTCTAAGAAACAGAAGCAGGAGGAGGCAACAGCCACCAGGACAG AGCAGGAGGCGAGTGGGGGTGAGAGTAGGCGGGGCGTTTGTGCCGGAGTGACCCGGCCGGGTGTGGTGCACCTGCCGTCAGCCGCGGTGTGTGTGGGTATCCTGCCGGGGCTCGGGGCGTACTCGGGCAGCAGCGACTCGGACTCCAGCAGCGACAGCGAAG TTTAA
- the rspry1 gene encoding RING finger and SPRY domain-containing protein 1 — protein sequence MIVAAWIAFCASRSLARGLLLTLEQLHLLRFWDRAATAGTMGNSCVCREDSDVEDGATHRGPLRRVDHAAAEHVETRGSRPRDPVRPPRRGRGPHEPRRKKQNVDGLVLDTLAVIRTLVDNDQEPPYSMITLHEMAETDDGWLEVVQSLIRVIPLDDPLGPAVITLLLDECPLPTKDALQKLSDMLSLSGSVARQDAAIPAKHRNTTAVLGCLAEKLAGPASIGLLSPGTLEYLLESLSSEAHPTVMLFALIALEKFSQTSENKLTVSSSCISDRLAVLESWANHSDYLKRQVGFCAQWSLDNLFLKEGRQFTYEKVNLSNINAMLNSNDVSEYLKISPSGLEARCDASSFESVRCTFCVDSGVWYYEVTVITSGVMQIGWATKDSKFLNHEGYGIGDDEFSCAYDGCRQLIWYNARSKPHSHPCWKEGDAIGFLLDLSKKQMIFYLNGHQLPPEKQVFSSATSGFFAAASFMSYQQCEFNFGATPFRHPPPVKFSTFNDFASLASDEKIILPRHRRLALLKQVSIRDNCCTLCCDQMADTELRPCGHGGMCMECALQLETCPLCRQDIQSRVRLISHVS from the exons ATGATCGTAGCCGCCTGGATCGCATTCTGTGCCAGCAGGAGCCTCGCACGCGGTCTGCTGCTCACCTTAGAGCAGCTGCACTTGCTACGGTTTTGGGATCGCGCCGCCACAGCCGGGACCATGGgcaacagctgtgtgtgcagggaGGACAGTGACGTGGAGGACGGAGCGACGCACCGCGGGCCGCTCCGGCGTGTGGACCACGCCGCCGCGGAGCATGTGGAGACGCGCGGCAGCCGGCCCCGGGACCCGGTCAGACCGCCCAGGCGCGGCCGCGGACCGCACGAACCGCGGCGAAAGAAACAGAATGTGGACGGACTGGTACTGGACACACTGGCAGTCATTAGGACACTAGTTGACAA tgacCAGGAGCCCCCGTACTCCATGATCACCCTGCACGAGATGGCCGAGACAG aTGATGGCTGGCTGGAGGTGGTCCAGTCTCTGATTCGGGTCATTCCCTTGGATGACCCACTGGGTCCTGCCGTGATCACCCTGCTTCTGGACGAGTGCCCGCTGCCCACCAAA gaCGCGCTGCAGAAGCTGTCGGACATGCTGAGTCTGAGTGGGAGTGTCGCTCGGCAGGACGCCGCCATTCCCGCCAAGCACCGCAACACCACCGCTGTGCTGGGCTGCCTGGCCGAGAAGCTGGCGG GTCCAGCGAGCATCGGCTTGCTCAGCCCGGGAACCCTGGAGTACCTGCTGGAGAGCCTG AGTTCAGAGGCACACCCCACGGTCATGCTGTTTGCTCTCATCGCCCTGGAGAAGTTCTCACAGACAA GTGAGAACAAGCTGACAGTGTCGTCGTCGTGTATCAGTGACAGACTGGCAGTGCTGGAGTCCTGGGCCAATCACTCAGACTACCTGAAGCGGCAGGTTGGCTTCTGCGCTCAGTGGAGTCTGGACAACCTCT tcctgaAAGAAGGCCGCCAGTTCACCTATGAAAAGGTGAATCTGAGCAACATCAATGCCATGCTGAACAGCAATGATGTCAGCGAATATCTGAAGATCTCTCCCAGCGGACTGGAG GCCCGCTGCGATGCCTCCTCGTTCGAGAGCGTTCGCTGCACCTTCTGTGTGGATTCCGGCGTGTGGTACTACGAGGTGACGGTCATCACCTCGGGCGTCATGCAGATCGGCTGGGCCACCAAGGACAGCAAGTTCCTCAACCAC GAGGGCTATGGGATTGGGGATGATGAATTCTCCTGTGCGTATGACGGCTGCAGGCAGCTGATCTGGTACAACGCCCGCAGTAAGCCACACTCGCACCCCTGCTGGAAGGAAG GTGATGCCATCGGCTTCCTGCTGGACCTGAGTAAAAAGCAGATGATCTTTTACCTGAACGGGCACCAGCTCCCTCCCGAAAAGCAGGTGTTCTCCTCAGCTAC gtcTGGGTTCTTTGCAGCAGCTAGCTTCATGTCGTATCAGCAGTGTGAGTTTAATTTCGGGGCCACGCCCTTTCGCCACCCCCCGCCTGTGAAATTCAGCACCTTCAATGACTTCGCCTCACTGGCGTCTGATGAGAAGATCATTCTGCCCAG ACACCGGCGCCTGGCTCTGCTGAAGCAGGTCAGCATCAGAGACAACTGctgcactctgtgctgtgaccaGATGGCCGACACGGAGCTGCGTCCCTGTGGACACGG CGGGATGTGCATGGAGTGTGCCTTACAGCTGGAGACCTGCCCGCTGTGTCGTCAGGACATTCAGAGTCGCGTCAGACTCATCTCCCACGTGTCCTGA